The sequence below is a genomic window from Streptomyces sudanensis.
GGATGCCGCCGTCGCCGAGGGCGCGGCGGACTTCCCGTTCGAGGGTGGCGGTGCGCTCTGCTTCCGTCCTCATCGTCCTCCGTTGTCCTCCGTCCTCCGTCGTCCTCCGTCGTCGTCGGGCCGACACCGGTTCACCGGGACGGGCCGGGCGGTCGCGCCGGTAATCCCCGGTAACGGCGTAGGCGCCCCGAACCGCTGCCGGCCCGGTCGCGGCATCGTCCTCGGGGGCCGCCTTCCGGCGACCGCGTCCCGGCCCCGGTCCGGCCCCGGTCCCGGAACGTCTCCGCGGGAAGGCCGAGGTCCCCGTTCGCTTCCGACGCGTGCCGCGCCGAGGTGGACCGGGACGGGTTCGGGGCGCGTCCACGGGAGTTCGGGGCGTCCCCCGGGGCCCGCTCCTCCGCCGCCGCGCGCCGTACCGGGTGTGGCGCGTTCAGTGCCGTGAGTCGTCGGACATCAGTATGCTCGGCCCGCCGGGGGACGGCGACGGGACGGGCGGAGGGCGGGCACCGTGGTGGAGGTCAGCGCCCTGCTGGGGGTGTCCGTGGTCGCGCTCGGCATGGTGCTCACGCCCGGGCCGAACATGGTCTACCTCGTCTCGCGGTCCCTCACCCAGGGCCGCCGGGCCGGGGCCGTCTCGCTCGCCGGGGTCGCCGTCGGCTTCCTCGTCTACCTGGTGGCCACCAACCTCGGCCTGTCCGTGCTGTTCGTCGCGGTGCCGCAGCTCTACCTGGCCGTGAAACTGGCGGGTGCCGCGTACCTCGGCTGGCTCGCCTGGTGCGCGCTGCGGCCCGGCGGGGTGTCCGTCTTCACCCCGCGGGACGTGCCGCCGGACCCGCCGCGCAAGCTGTTCGCCATGGGGCTGGCGACGAGTCTGCTCAACCCCAAGATCGCCATCATGTACCTGTCGCTCATCCCGCAGTTCGTCGAGGTCGAGGACGGGCACGTGCTCGCCCAGGGGTTCGTCCTGGGCGCCGTGCAGATCCTCGTCAGCGTCGGGGTGAACCTGGCGATCGTCATGGCCGCCGGAACCGTCGCCGTGTTCCTGGCCCGCCGTCCCGGCTGGTTGCGGGTCCAGCGGTACGCCATGGGCGGTGTGCTGGGCGCGCTCGCCGTCGGCCTCGCCACCGACACCTCCGCGCCGCGCGCCGCGCACTGACCGGTTCGCACCGCCTGCCGTCGGCCGCCGCGTCCCGGAGTGCTCCGCCGCGTGTGCCGGGCGCGTCGCGTGTCCCGGGTGCGCCACGCCGTGCATCGGCCGGCGGGCCGG
It includes:
- a CDS encoding LysE family translocator codes for the protein MVEVSALLGVSVVALGMVLTPGPNMVYLVSRSLTQGRRAGAVSLAGVAVGFLVYLVATNLGLSVLFVAVPQLYLAVKLAGAAYLGWLAWCALRPGGVSVFTPRDVPPDPPRKLFAMGLATSLLNPKIAIMYLSLIPQFVEVEDGHVLAQGFVLGAVQILVSVGVNLAIVMAAGTVAVFLARRPGWLRVQRYAMGGVLGALAVGLATDTSAPRAAH